The proteins below come from a single Miscanthus floridulus cultivar M001 chromosome 1, ASM1932011v1, whole genome shotgun sequence genomic window:
- the LOC136472192 gene encoding 9-cis-epoxycarotenoid dioxygenase 1, chloroplastic produces MQSLAPPTSVSIHRQHLPAGSSRARASNSVRFSPRAVSSVPHATAPAESFQAPFHKPGAADLPGPSKKPAAAIAVPRHAAAPRKTGGGKKQLNFFQRAAAAALDAFEEGFVANVLERPHGLPSTADPAVQIAGNFAPVGERPPVRELPVSGRIPPFINGVYARNGANPCFDPVAGHHLFDGDGMVHALRIRNGVAESYACRFTETARLTQERAIGRPVFPKAIGELHGHSGIARLALFYARAACGLVDPSAGTGVANAGLVYFNDRLLAMSEDDLPYHVRVADDGDLETVGRYDFDGQLGCAMIAHPKLDPVTGELHALSYDVIKKPYLKYFYFRPDGTKSDDVEIPLDQPTMIHDFAITENFVVVPDHQVVFKLQEMLRGGSPVVLDKEKTSRFGVLPKHAADASEMAWVDVPDCFCFHLWNAWEDEATGEVVVIGSCMTPADSIFNESDERLESVLTEIRLDTRTGRSTRRAVLAPSQQVNLEVGMVNRNLLGRKTRYAYLAVAEPWPKVSGFAKVDLATGELTKFEYGEGRFGGEPCFVPMDPAAAHPRGEDDGYVLTFVHDERAGTSELLVVNAVDMRLEATVQLPSRVPFGFHGTFITGKELEAQA; encoded by the coding sequence ATGCAGAGTCTCGCCCCGCCCACCTCTGTTTCCATACACCGGCAGCACCTGCCGGCCGGGTCCAGCAGGGCCCGGGCCTCCAATTCCGTCAGGTTCTCGCCGCGCGCCGTCAGCTCCGTGCCGCACGCCACCGCGCCCGCCGAGAGCTTCCAGGCGCCGTTCCACAAGCCCGGCGCGGCCGACCTGCCGGGGCCGTCCAAGAAGCCCGCCGCTGCCATTGCCGTCCCGAGGCACGCCGCGGCGCCGCGGAAGACGGGCGGCGGCAAGAAGCAGCTCAACTTTTTCCAgcgcgccgcggcggccgcgctCGACGCGTTCGAGGAGGGGTTCGTGGCCAACGTCCTCGAGCGGCCCCACGGGCTGCCCAGCACGGCCGACCCGGCCGTGCAGATCGCCGGCAACTTCGCGCCCGTCGGGGAGAGGCCTCCGGTGCGCGAGCTCCCCGTCTCCGGCCGCATCCCGCCCTTCATCAACGGCGTCTACGCGCGCAACGGCGCCAACCCCTGCTTCGACCCCGTCGCCGGGCACCACCTCTTCGACGGCGACGGCATGGTGCACGCGCTGCGGATACGCAACGGCGTCGCCGAGTCCTACGCCTGCCGCTTCACGGAGACCGCGCGCCTCACCCAGGAGCGCGCGATCGGCCGCCCCGTCTTCCCCAAGGCCATTGGCGAGCTGCACGGCCACTCCGGGATCGCGCGCCTCGCCCTGTTCTACGCGCGCGCCGCGTGCGGCCTCGTCGATCCCTCGGCCGGCACGGGCGTCGCCAACGCCGGCCTCGTCTACTTCAACGACCGCCTCCTGGCCATGTCCGAGGACGACCTCCCCTACCACGTCCGCGTCGCGGACGACGGCGACCTCGAGACCGTCGGCCGCTACGACTTCGACGGCCAGCTCGGCTGCGCCATGATCGCGCACCCGAAGCTTGACCCGGTCACCGGGGAGCTCCACGCGCTCAGCTACGACGTCATCAAGAAGCCGTACCTCAAGTACTTCTACTTCAGGCCCGACGGCACCAAGTCCGACGACGTGGAGATCCCGCTGGACCAGCCCACCATGATCCACGACTTCGCCATCACCGAGAACTTCGTGGTCGTGCCCGACCACCAGGTGGTGTTCAAGCTCCAGGAGATGCTGCGCGGCGGCTCGCCCGTGGTGCTGGACAAGGAGAAGACGTCGCGCTTCGGCGTGCTCCCCAAGCACGCCGCCGACGCGTCGGAGATGGCGTGGGTGGACGTGCCGGACTGCTTCTGCTTCCACCTGTGGAACGCGTGGGAGGACGAGGCGACGGGCGAGGTGGTGGTGATCGGCTCCTGCATGACCCCCGCCGACTCCATCTTCAACGAGTCCGACGAGCGCCTCGAGAGCGTGCTCACGGAGATCCGCCTCGACACGCGCACGGGCCGGTCCACCCGCCGCGCCGTCCTGGCGCCGTCGCAGCAGGTGAACCTTGAGGTGGGCATGGTGAACCGCAACCTCCTGGGCCGCAAGACTCGGTACGCGTACCTCGCGGTGGCCGAGCCGTGGCCCAAGGTCTCGGGCTTCGCCAAGGTGGACCTCGCCACGGGCGAGCTCACCAAGTTCGAGTACGGCGAGGGACGGTTCGGCGGCGAGCCCTGCTTCGTGCCCATGGACCCCGCCGCGGCGCACCCGCGCGGCGAGGACGACGGGTACGTGCTCACCTTCGTCCACGACGAGCGCGCCGGCACGTCGGAGCTCCTGGTGGTCAATGCCGTCGACATGCGGCTGGAGGCCACGGTCCAGCTGCCGTCCCGCGTGCCCTTCGGCTTCCACGGCACCTTTATCACGGGCAAGGAGCTCGAGGCCCAGGCCTGA